A region of Anaerolineales bacterium DNA encodes the following proteins:
- a CDS encoding DeoR/GlpR transcriptional regulator — translation MLSEERRNQILEIINHDKIIKIKDITKRFNVSIATVRRDLDILQEQLYIKRVYGGAIPVTPSGTEPLYFTREMENRAEKIAIGKAAAEMVVEGDTIYLDIGTTTQEVGRNLKKMNNITVITSSLTIMTELANSNVTVYSLGGKIRPHELSMSGSIAIHSLEQFCVQKAFIGAAGVTFDEGISDFNYEEAQVRLTAIKRAKQAILVVDSTKFGNNAFARTCSLDYFHTIVTDINVPKKYIDGINDRKINLVTVQPAGGIETS, via the coding sequence ATGTTATCTGAAGAGCGCCGCAATCAAATCCTTGAGATCATCAATCACGATAAGATCATTAAGATCAAGGATATTACCAAACGATTTAATGTTTCGATTGCCACTGTACGTCGTGACCTTGACATCCTGCAAGAACAACTTTACATCAAGCGTGTCTATGGGGGCGCCATCCCGGTGACGCCATCAGGCACCGAGCCGTTATATTTCACGCGGGAAATGGAAAATCGGGCCGAAAAAATCGCCATCGGAAAGGCAGCTGCGGAAATGGTGGTGGAGGGCGATACGATCTACCTGGATATTGGTACAACCACCCAGGAGGTGGGACGTAATCTAAAGAAAATGAATAATATTACCGTAATCACCAGTTCACTGACGATCATGACCGAATTGGCGAATTCCAATGTCACTGTCTATTCGCTGGGAGGCAAGATCCGCCCGCATGAATTATCGATGTCGGGCAGTATCGCGATACATTCGCTGGAACAATTTTGCGTACAAAAAGCGTTCATCGGTGCAGCCGGGGTGACGTTTGATGAAGGAATTTCAGATTTTAATTACGAGGAAGCCCAGGTAAGATTGACGGCCATAAAACGAGCCAAACAAGCCATCTTGGTGGTGGACAGCACGAAATTTGGTAACAACGCCTTTGCTCGCACCTGTTCCTTGGATTACTTCCATACCATCGTTACGGATATTAATGTCCCAAAGAAGTATATTGATGGCATCAACGACCGGAAGATCAACCTGGTCACTGTTCAACCAGCCGGGGGTATTGAAACGAGTTAG
- a CDS encoding topoisomerase, producing the protein MAHKTDSRPGCLSAFFSLPKKKNTPQNTHLPYRLRDDFLSPAELSFYKVLILLFGSRYSILTKVNLADVFFVMRPNENYGFHNRVAHRHVDFLLCEPGSMRPIAGIELDDASHNQASRRERDLFNDEVFKAAHLPLLHVPAQHDYNTKDIESRVLQHVNNGVGNIPPVPVEINQGRSIPFCPKCGIPMVLRTAGKGEYTGQHFYGCSNFPKCRERLPFVNPG; encoded by the coding sequence ATGGCCCACAAAACAGATTCAAGACCTGGTTGCTTATCCGCATTCTTTTCCCTCCCCAAAAAGAAAAACACTCCCCAGAATACACATCTCCCCTATCGATTACGCGATGATTTTTTATCCCCTGCTGAGCTATCATTTTATAAGGTTCTCATATTGCTATTTGGGTCTCGTTATTCCATCCTTACCAAGGTGAACCTGGCAGATGTGTTTTTTGTCATGCGCCCAAATGAGAACTATGGGTTCCACAATCGCGTTGCTCACCGCCACGTGGATTTCCTTCTTTGCGAGCCTGGATCAATGCGACCAATCGCAGGGATAGAACTGGATGATGCCAGCCATAATCAGGCTTCCAGAAGGGAAAGAGATTTGTTCAATGACGAAGTTTTTAAAGCAGCGCATCTGCCCCTATTGCATGTACCAGCACAACATGACTACAACACCAAAGACATTGAATCACGAGTTTTACAACATGTGAACAATGGAGTCGGAAATATACCGCCGGTTCCGGTTGAGATTAACCAGGGAAGGTCCATCCCATTTTGTCCAAAGTGTGGGATCCCCATGGTTTTGCGGACAGCTGGCAAGGGGGAATATACCGGGCAACACTTCTATGGCTGTAGTAATTTCCCAAAGTGCCGCGAACGGCTTCCTTTCGTAAATCCAGGCTGA